From Linepithema humile isolate Giens D197 chromosome 8, Lhum_UNIL_v1.0, whole genome shotgun sequence, one genomic window encodes:
- the LOC137001490 gene encoding uncharacterized protein, whose translation MFSTVQQTTMSNPADKQQGVDAKKRKFSPNVNKSNSTSIDGSMITPPRILARRYPLTKTGYKYLDIGINVSTPSHIEIALGDNHGKEIHFTYNMWKIVLDQRHAIHHFFNNDANEAPSQTIEHVTLRFGKINNLKVLRLETSTVCLVMSHNTVCNIIALEYCVDHIAQSLNNVTGMVDTKFAHFRKIANGAKDPIAVIRESESFDKNDIIDCELLAQIFGSQ comes from the exons ATGTTTTCTACCGTACAACAGACAACTATGAGTAATCCGGCTGACAAACAGCAAGGTGTGGATGCGAAGAAGCGGAAATTCTCACCCAACGT aaataaaagtaattcgaCAAGTATCGATGGAAGCATGATCACGCCTCCCAGAATTTTAGCTAGAAGATACCCGTTGACAAAAACCGgttataaatatctggatATTGGAATCAATGTTTCTACGCCGAGCCACATAGaaatcgctctcggtgacaaccatggcaaagagatacattttacatacaacaTGTGGAAGATCGTCCTGGACCAACGACACGCCATCCaccatttctttaacaatgatGCGAACGAAGCACCGTCTCAAACCATCGAACATGTCACGCTACGGTTTGGAAAGATAAACAATCTAAAAGTACTGCGTCTGGAAACATCAACAGTGTGTTTAGTAATGTCACACAACACCGTATGTAACATAATCGCTCTCGAGTATTGTGTGGATCATATCGCTCAATCGTTGAACAACGTCACTGGTATGGTCGACACCAAGTTCGCACACTTTCGAAAAATCGCGAACGGTGCGAAGGACCCCATCGCGGTGATACGTGAGAGCGAATCGTTCGATAAGAATGATATAATCGATTGTGAGCTGTTAGCTCAGATCTTTGGATCGCAGTAA